In one Chitinophaga sancti genomic region, the following are encoded:
- a CDS encoding TlpA family protein disulfide reductase, with amino-acid sequence MHRDKIYLYSIHDFDHPLDSALVKDDRFEFVIHPDKNFVPFIAAIIGNGFTYADVIPNFFTEPGVTLLEGELRGHITVNSGPENALMTKYLTLGFQDEQDTAKRSRYFNYINNRVKENPHSYYILDRISACIYAFRNEELRILLGNFSSEVAHSAGAKKIRQMLALRPDHYDKVTNFNLLTPYYGLQPVILPGKKYNLIIFWASWCHACREDIPQFKSIYNETGDHQNLNMVSVSIDKKDADWGKALLMEKMPWRQLRVDSMQMDAVEGYYNLGAIPTVVLADDKGNVLRRFKGFGDENRNDVIALLTAID; translated from the coding sequence TTGCATAGAGATAAAATTTACTTATATAGCATACACGATTTTGATCACCCCCTGGATTCGGCCCTGGTGAAAGATGACCGCTTCGAGTTTGTAATCCATCCTGATAAAAATTTTGTGCCTTTCATCGCAGCTATAATAGGGAACGGATTTACGTATGCAGATGTCATTCCTAACTTCTTCACTGAACCCGGAGTAACGCTCCTCGAAGGCGAATTGAGAGGCCATATCACCGTTAATAGTGGCCCCGAAAATGCATTGATGACAAAATACCTGACACTGGGATTCCAGGACGAACAGGATACTGCAAAGCGCAGCAGGTATTTTAATTACATCAATAACAGGGTAAAAGAAAACCCTCACTCCTATTATATATTAGACAGGATCAGCGCTTGTATCTATGCCTTCCGGAATGAAGAGCTGCGCATCTTGCTGGGGAACTTCAGCAGTGAGGTAGCACATAGCGCAGGTGCGAAGAAGATCCGCCAGATGCTGGCCCTGCGCCCCGATCATTATGATAAGGTGACGAACTTTAATCTGCTCACGCCCTATTATGGTTTGCAACCAGTGATCCTGCCCGGGAAGAAATATAACCTGATCATTTTCTGGGCGAGTTGGTGTCATGCCTGCAGAGAAGATATACCGCAATTTAAGTCCATCTACAATGAAACAGGGGATCATCAAAATTTGAATATGGTGAGCGTAAGCATCGATAAGAAGGATGCTGACTGGGGCAAAGCATTATTGATGGAAAAGATGCCCTGGCGCCAGTTGCGGGTTGATTCTATGCAGATGGATGCAGTCGAAGGGTATTACAATTTAGGCGCTATACCCACCGTGGTTTTGGCAGATGATAAAGGGAATGTATTAAGAAGGTTCAAAGGTTTTGGAGATGAGAATAGAAATGATGTAATAGCTTTGCTGACTGCTATCGACTGA
- a CDS encoding polysaccharide deacetylase family protein, whose product MSLVKNAFYSAAQLLPLAVLKQRRAGSLLLPYHHLVSDSPVPHIRHLYPWKGTKDFEKDLDYLLRRFKAVTLQDVIQSLRTGQSLPAGSFLLTFDDGLREIKDIVAPMLLRKGAPAAFFLNSAFLDNKNLFYKFKLSLIIESLQSGNHSRATLDRLYAFLQADESTVIAALKNITYTTRGQADEVAGILGISFAQYLSDVKPFLTMDEVGTLLQQGFAIGGHSIDHPYYKQLTLEEQLFQTRQSVDFLVQHFNLPYRAFAFPHTDAGVSKIFFNTLLEGPEPLDVIFGTANQRKDFNPKILHRFNCERPSVSINAAVKGILLLNKIQQMTNKDEISR is encoded by the coding sequence ATGAGCCTGGTAAAAAACGCATTTTACAGTGCTGCGCAGCTGTTGCCCCTTGCCGTATTGAAACAAAGACGTGCCGGTAGTTTATTGCTCCCTTATCATCACCTGGTGAGCGATTCCCCGGTTCCGCATATCAGGCATCTCTATCCCTGGAAAGGCACAAAGGATTTTGAAAAAGATCTCGATTACTTACTCAGGCGTTTCAAAGCAGTCACACTACAGGATGTTATTCAATCTTTAAGAACAGGGCAATCACTTCCGGCTGGCTCTTTCCTGCTTACCTTCGATGATGGCTTACGCGAGATCAAGGACATCGTTGCGCCCATGCTTCTCCGCAAAGGTGCGCCGGCAGCGTTTTTCCTAAACAGCGCATTTCTTGATAATAAGAACCTCTTTTATAAATTCAAGCTCAGCCTGATCATTGAGAGTTTGCAATCAGGTAATCATTCCAGGGCAACACTCGATCGGCTATACGCTTTCCTGCAGGCAGATGAATCAACAGTTATTGCTGCTCTTAAAAACATCACTTACACCACCAGGGGGCAGGCAGACGAGGTAGCAGGTATTTTGGGTATTTCCTTTGCGCAGTATTTGTCTGACGTCAAACCATTCCTCACAATGGATGAAGTGGGAACCCTATTGCAACAGGGCTTTGCCATTGGCGGTCATAGTATTGATCATCCGTATTATAAGCAGCTTACACTGGAAGAACAACTGTTCCAGACCAGGCAATCTGTAGACTTCCTCGTACAGCATTTCAACCTGCCTTACCGGGCCTTTGCATTTCCACATACAGATGCAGGGGTGAGTAAGATCTTCTTCAATACATTGTTAGAAGGGCCTGAGCCGCTGGATGTGATTTTTGGAACAGCGAACCAGCGTAAGGATTTCAACCCGAAAATACTGCATCGTTTTAATTGTGAAAGGCCTTCTGTAAGCATCAATGCAGCCGTGAAGGGGATCCTGTTGCTGAATAAAATTCAGCAAATGACGAACAAGGATGAGATCAGTCGATAG
- a CDS encoding winged helix-turn-helix transcriptional regulator, which translates to MVCPGEKIYDCRRQLLAIQDTLDILGGKWKVTILGCLAMGGKRFMDLQRELAGIGPKMLSKELHELEMNGLIKKNEEGKYEMTSYSDSLKPVIEVLAAWGAQHRVKVMSMQ; encoded by the coding sequence ATGGTTTGTCCCGGTGAAAAGATTTATGATTGCAGGCGCCAGTTGCTGGCGATACAGGATACACTGGATATCCTGGGTGGGAAGTGGAAGGTAACTATTTTAGGTTGCCTGGCGATGGGAGGGAAGCGGTTCATGGATCTGCAAAGAGAGCTGGCGGGAATAGGCCCGAAAATGCTGTCGAAAGAACTACATGAACTGGAGATGAACGGTCTGATTAAAAAGAATGAGGAAGGAAAGTATGAGATGACATCGTATAGTGATTCCCTGAAGCCGGTGATAGAAGTGTTAGCAGCGTGGGGCGCACAGCACCGGGTGAAGGTCATGTCCATGCAGTAA
- a CDS encoding NAD(P)/FAD-dependent oxidoreductase has protein sequence MDFEVIIVGGSYAGLQAGMTLGRARRNVLIIDSGKPCNAQTPHSHNFLTRDGETPAAIAKIAREQLKAYTTVQLRQGMAISAEKNSLGFSITTAAGEIFTTKKLIITTGIKDLLPEIPGVAECWGISVIHCPYCHGYEVANQPTGILGNGEGGFETVKLIQHWTKDLTLFTNGPATLSDEMQAQIRRKNIQIIETPVKGIIHENGHLSEVELSDGTKVPLKALYARLPFVQHSEIPAQLGCALTETGYIQVGDFGKTSVEGVYAAGDNCSMMRGVANAVAGGLAAAAFVNRELIWEEFDNAG, from the coding sequence ATGGATTTCGAAGTCATCATCGTCGGAGGTAGTTACGCCGGATTACAGGCAGGCATGACCCTGGGCCGCGCACGCAGGAATGTATTGATCATTGATAGCGGCAAACCCTGTAATGCACAAACCCCGCATTCACACAATTTCTTAACGAGAGATGGTGAAACCCCCGCAGCCATCGCGAAAATTGCACGCGAACAACTCAAAGCATATACTACCGTACAATTACGGCAAGGCATGGCTATAAGTGCAGAAAAAAACAGTCTTGGTTTTTCCATCACAACTGCAGCAGGTGAAATATTCACCACAAAAAAACTCATTATTACCACCGGTATCAAAGACCTCCTGCCAGAGATCCCGGGTGTGGCAGAATGCTGGGGGATCTCTGTGATCCACTGCCCTTATTGTCATGGGTACGAAGTGGCGAATCAGCCTACAGGCATCTTAGGCAACGGCGAGGGCGGCTTTGAAACCGTGAAACTGATACAACACTGGACAAAAGATCTGACCCTATTTACGAATGGCCCTGCCACCCTCAGCGATGAAATGCAGGCGCAAATCAGGCGGAAAAACATCCAAATCATAGAAACGCCTGTAAAGGGCATTATTCACGAGAACGGACACCTAAGCGAGGTGGAGTTAAGCGACGGCACAAAAGTGCCGTTAAAAGCCTTATATGCACGTTTACCGTTTGTTCAGCACAGTGAGATCCCTGCGCAATTGGGTTGTGCGCTCACGGAGACAGGATATATCCAGGTGGGTGATTTTGGAAAGACGTCTGTAGAAGGTGTGTATGCTGCAGGTGATAATTGCAGCATGATGCGTGGGGTGGCCAATGCAGTAGCAGGGGGATTGGCAGCTGCGGCTTTTGTAAACAGAGAATTGATCTGGGAGGAATTTGACAATGCAGGATAA
- the metK gene encoding methionine adenosyltransferase, whose amino-acid sequence MPYLFTSESVSEGHPDKVADQISDALIDNFLAYDATSKVACETLVTTGQVVLAGEVKSEAYLDVQEIAREVIRKIGYTKSEYMFEANSCGIFSAIHEQSPDINQGVERKSPEEQGAGDQGMMFGYATKETENYMPLALDLAHKLLIELAAIRRENKEITYLRPDAKSQVTIEYSDDNQPIRIDTIVISTQHDDFAAEDKMLAKIKEDMINIVVPRVKAQLKPALQALFNDKITYHINPTGKFVIGGPHGDTGLTGRKIIVDTYGGKGAHGGGAFSGKDPSKVDRSAAYATRHIAKNLVAAGVADEVLVQVSYAIGVAKPCGLFIDTRGTAKVNMKDGEIARKVEEIFDLRPYAIEQRLKLRNPIYSDTAAYGHMGRESKVVTKVFNKGKKHEKSVEVELFTWEKLDYVEKVKAAFGL is encoded by the coding sequence ATGCCTTATTTATTTACCTCCGAATCAGTATCCGAAGGACATCCGGATAAAGTAGCCGATCAGATATCAGATGCATTGATTGATAATTTCTTAGCCTATGATGCAACTTCCAAAGTTGCTTGTGAAACATTGGTGACTACCGGTCAGGTGGTGCTGGCTGGAGAAGTTAAATCCGAAGCTTACCTGGATGTGCAGGAAATTGCGCGTGAGGTAATTCGCAAGATAGGGTATACCAAAAGTGAATACATGTTCGAGGCTAACTCCTGCGGTATCTTTTCTGCTATTCATGAGCAGTCTCCGGATATCAACCAGGGTGTGGAGCGCAAGAGCCCGGAAGAGCAGGGTGCAGGCGACCAGGGTATGATGTTTGGTTACGCTACCAAAGAGACTGAAAACTATATGCCGCTGGCACTGGATCTGGCACATAAACTGCTGATCGAACTGGCTGCGATCCGTCGCGAAAACAAAGAAATCACTTACCTGCGTCCGGATGCAAAGTCACAGGTAACCATCGAATATTCTGATGATAATCAGCCTATCCGTATCGACACTATCGTGATCTCTACACAGCACGATGATTTCGCTGCAGAAGATAAGATGCTGGCTAAGATCAAGGAAGATATGATCAACATCGTTGTTCCCCGTGTAAAGGCACAGCTGAAGCCAGCACTGCAGGCACTGTTCAACGACAAGATCACTTACCACATCAACCCAACCGGTAAATTCGTGATCGGTGGTCCTCATGGAGATACTGGTCTGACAGGCCGTAAGATCATCGTAGATACTTATGGTGGTAAAGGAGCACACGGTGGTGGTGCGTTCTCTGGTAAAGATCCTTCCAAGGTAGACCGTTCAGCTGCTTATGCGACCCGTCACATTGCGAAGAACCTGGTTGCTGCAGGTGTAGCTGATGAAGTACTGGTACAGGTATCTTATGCGATCGGTGTGGCTAAGCCTTGTGGTTTATTCATCGATACACGTGGTACTGCCAAAGTAAATATGAAGGATGGTGAGATTGCACGTAAAGTAGAAGAGATCTTCGACTTGCGTCCTTATGCGATCGAGCAACGTTTGAAACTGCGTAACCCGATCTATAGCGATACAGCTGCTTATGGTCATATGGGCCGTGAGAGCAAGGTTGTAACCAAGGTATTCAACAAGGGTAAGAAGCATGAGAAGAGTGTGGAAGTGGAGTTGTTCACCTGGGAGAAACTGGATTATGTAGAAAAAGTGAAAGCAGCGTTTGGTCTGTAA
- a CDS encoding glycogen/starch synthase, translated as MSTKKRILFIAQEMSPYLELTDYAAMVNKMAIKSNESGLEVRVIMPRFGIINERRHRLHEVVRLSGINIVIEGDDYPLIIKVASLPNARLQVYFLDNEDYFKRKALFTDENDQFYDDNAARAVFFCKGALETVKKFGWPPDIIHCSGWMTSLIPLYLKTAYKKEPVFAHSKVVYSLEPNSFTENLGAGFVKKATISNQIKDKDIELYKEGTNTALNKGAAKYADAVVMAGEMADTKVVDELKADKAKIVLPYKNENEDLADYLQLYSQLLGK; from the coding sequence ATGTCCACAAAGAAACGAATTCTTTTTATTGCTCAGGAGATGTCGCCTTATCTGGAACTGACAGATTATGCGGCTATGGTCAATAAAATGGCAATTAAGTCCAATGAGTCAGGACTGGAAGTGCGGGTGATCATGCCCCGTTTTGGCATTATCAATGAGAGAAGGCACCGGTTGCACGAGGTGGTACGATTGTCAGGCATTAACATCGTGATTGAAGGAGATGATTACCCGTTGATTATCAAGGTGGCGTCGTTGCCTAATGCCCGTTTGCAGGTGTATTTCCTTGACAACGAGGACTACTTTAAGCGAAAAGCGTTATTTACGGACGAGAATGACCAGTTCTATGATGATAACGCGGCGCGTGCTGTATTTTTCTGTAAAGGGGCATTAGAAACGGTGAAAAAGTTCGGTTGGCCTCCTGACATCATCCACTGTAGTGGTTGGATGACTTCCCTGATTCCCTTGTACCTGAAAACGGCTTACAAAAAGGAACCAGTATTTGCACATTCCAAGGTAGTATACTCTTTAGAGCCTAATTCCTTCACTGAGAACCTGGGTGCCGGCTTTGTTAAAAAGGCGACCATCAGCAACCAGATCAAGGATAAGGACATTGAATTGTATAAGGAAGGTACCAACACCGCCCTGAACAAGGGAGCTGCTAAATATGCGGATGCGGTGGTAATGGCCGGCGAAATGGCAGATACGAAAGTGGTAGATGAACTGAAAGCTGATAAAGCGAAGATCGTGCTGCCCTACAAGAATGAAAATGAAGATTTGGCTGATTATCTGCAACTGTATTCACAGTTGCTGGGTAAATAA
- the panC gene encoding pantoate--beta-alanine ligase → MYLFKRKEELERHLTTARNEGKHIGFVPTMGALHQGHISLINAAKENSDLVVCSIFVNPTQFNDPKDFEKYPVTIDQDVQMLTEAGCDVLFLPSVQEMYPDGLTAKMHYDFGSLETVLEGAARPGHFQGVGQVVHRLLTLVQPDKLFMGQKDLQQCLVINRLLKIIQSHVELVMCPTVRGNDGLAMSSRNLRLNATERINALHLYKGLSEIKRQYQKENLKTLKENAVKELTANGFEVDYVELISILEDGSVIFPENAGVTPLYAVVAAKEVSSGVRLIDNMLL, encoded by the coding sequence ATGTATTTATTCAAGAGAAAAGAAGAATTGGAACGGCATTTAACGACAGCCCGGAACGAGGGGAAACACATTGGTTTTGTGCCAACTATGGGCGCTTTGCACCAGGGACATATTTCCCTGATCAACGCGGCAAAAGAAAATTCTGACCTGGTGGTTTGCAGCATCTTTGTAAATCCCACGCAGTTCAATGATCCGAAAGATTTCGAAAAATACCCGGTTACCATCGACCAGGATGTTCAAATGCTGACGGAGGCAGGCTGTGATGTATTGTTCCTGCCATCTGTGCAGGAAATGTACCCGGATGGCCTGACTGCCAAAATGCATTATGACTTCGGCAGCCTGGAAACAGTGCTGGAAGGCGCAGCAAGACCCGGGCATTTCCAGGGCGTGGGCCAGGTAGTACACCGTTTGCTGACCCTGGTGCAGCCCGATAAGCTGTTTATGGGCCAGAAAGATCTGCAGCAATGTTTGGTGATAAACCGCCTGCTCAAAATCATCCAGTCGCATGTGGAACTGGTCATGTGCCCTACCGTGCGCGGAAATGACGGGCTGGCCATGAGTAGTCGTAACCTGAGACTGAATGCGACCGAACGTATCAATGCCCTGCATTTATATAAAGGCTTGTCTGAAATAAAGCGCCAGTATCAAAAAGAGAACCTGAAAACGCTGAAGGAAAATGCAGTGAAGGAACTGACAGCCAATGGATTTGAAGTGGATTATGTAGAACTGATCAGCATCCTGGAAGATGGCTCAGTCATATTCCCGGAGAACGCCGGCGTCACGCCTTTGTACGCGGTCGTAGCCGCAAAAGAAGTGAGTAGTGGCGTGCGCTTGATTGATAACATGCTATTGTAG
- the panD gene encoding aspartate 1-decarboxylase, giving the protein MQIEVLKCKIHRAVITEANLQYVGSITIDEDLMDAAGLIEYEKVQVVNVNNGERLETYVIKGKRGSGLICMNGPAARLCAVGDVVIIISYCTMDFEAAKKHTPIAVFPKENNKL; this is encoded by the coding sequence ATGCAGATTGAAGTATTAAAGTGTAAAATACACCGCGCAGTTATCACGGAAGCCAACTTACAATATGTTGGTAGCATCACGATCGACGAAGATCTGATGGACGCGGCTGGCCTGATCGAATACGAAAAGGTACAGGTAGTAAACGTGAATAATGGCGAACGCCTGGAGACCTATGTTATTAAAGGCAAAAGAGGTTCAGGCCTGATATGTATGAATGGCCCGGCTGCCCGCCTCTGTGCCGTAGGTGATGTTGTCATCATCATCTCCTATTGTACAATGGATTTCGAAGCCGCGAAAAAACATACACCTATCGCTGTTTTTCCGAAAGAAAATAATAAATTGTAA
- a CDS encoding lysylphosphatidylglycerol synthase transmembrane domain-containing protein produces the protein MPKSLRTIINFSIFLAIGLGLIWLVTHNLTAQEKEDIISSFRRANYWLIIPVIFVGIASHWYRAVRWKLLMEPLGYHPSTLNTFFAVMVGYLANLAIPRLGEVTRCGLVARYENIPAEKLVGTMIAERAVDMLVLMLLMLITVVLQLDIVGIFFTRNIWEPLQAKAGGNRTWILAGILIVLVVLAYIAFRLIARSKIGDKVKAIFRGVWEGVLSIGKMQKKGWFIFYSLFIWVLYFTMMYLGFLCMDETRSLGIGAALSVLCFGSIGMIATQGGIGAYQILVQQTLILYGIHATTGYAFGWIVWLAQTLMVIVIGFASLVALPVYNKGKQQATTK, from the coding sequence ATGCCCAAATCGCTCAGAACTATTATCAATTTCTCAATATTTTTAGCGATAGGTTTAGGTTTGATCTGGTTGGTTACGCACAATCTAACTGCACAGGAAAAGGAAGATATCATCAGTAGCTTCCGCAGAGCCAATTATTGGCTTATCATCCCCGTTATTTTCGTAGGTATTGCAAGCCACTGGTATCGTGCCGTACGCTGGAAATTACTCATGGAACCACTGGGCTATCATCCCAGTACCCTGAATACTTTCTTCGCAGTAATGGTCGGTTACCTGGCTAACCTTGCCATCCCCCGCCTGGGAGAAGTGACCCGTTGCGGCCTCGTGGCCCGCTACGAGAATATCCCTGCGGAGAAACTGGTAGGTACCATGATCGCCGAAAGAGCCGTGGATATGCTGGTGCTCATGCTCCTCATGCTCATTACCGTCGTATTACAGCTGGATATTGTCGGGATCTTCTTTACCCGGAACATCTGGGAACCTTTACAGGCGAAAGCCGGCGGTAACCGCACCTGGATCCTGGCAGGCATTCTCATCGTGCTGGTGGTACTGGCTTATATCGCTTTCCGCCTCATCGCCCGTTCTAAAATCGGTGATAAGGTCAAGGCCATCTTCAGAGGCGTATGGGAAGGGGTGCTCTCCATCGGCAAAATGCAGAAAAAAGGCTGGTTCATCTTCTATTCCCTGTTTATATGGGTGCTGTACTTCACCATGATGTACCTCGGTTTCCTCTGTATGGACGAAACCCGTTCACTGGGTATCGGTGCGGCACTTTCCGTATTGTGCTTTGGTAGCATCGGGATGATCGCTACCCAGGGCGGTATCGGCGCTTACCAGATCCTGGTACAGCAAACGCTGATCTTATACGGTATCCATGCCACCACCGGCTACGCCTTTGGCTGGATCGTGTGGCTGGCGCAGACACTGATGGTGATTGTGATTG